Proteins found in one Luteimonas chenhongjianii genomic segment:
- the fliD gene encoding flagellar filament capping protein FliD, translated as MSSLVSSSRAPTEKRITSAGTAINAKLSAVGQVKSAMANLQTALSRLSTSADKPSFKATTAADAGFAATAASGAVPGTYSVRVDALAGAQKLASAGHAPDAKPGSGTLTFAWGEDESLSVEIGEDATLTDIANAVNRAAGGKGVGATVVTSSQGQHLVFTAASTGTANALTITAEGDDNGLQALTTGSGGGMSETVAATDAVVWVDGLERRSASNSVSGLVPGTTLDLTRVTQGAQTLRIAQDNEALSTNVASFVTAYNNVVTTLKSNSSYNATTKAAAALNGDSLVRTLQQQLRSQVGEQSESLKALGVTAGKDGLLSFNASDFTVAIAADPGAAASAFGTQGGYAEKLTTLLKDNLDSISGSLVKRTEGLNKQVSDLEKQLDALDLRMTKLSSLYTSQFTAMEMMVVQMQSSSSSLNSLLASNRDN; from the coding sequence GTGTCGAGTCTGGTGTCTTCGTCCCGTGCACCGACCGAGAAGCGCATCACGAGTGCAGGGACCGCGATCAATGCCAAGCTGTCGGCGGTCGGCCAGGTCAAGAGCGCCATGGCCAACCTGCAGACTGCATTGAGCCGGCTTTCGACGAGTGCCGACAAGCCGTCGTTCAAGGCGACCACCGCCGCTGATGCGGGCTTCGCCGCGACTGCGGCAAGTGGCGCGGTGCCCGGCACCTACAGCGTGCGCGTCGATGCGCTGGCAGGTGCGCAGAAACTGGCATCCGCCGGCCACGCGCCGGACGCGAAGCCCGGCAGCGGCACATTGACCTTCGCCTGGGGGGAGGATGAAAGCCTGTCAGTCGAGATCGGTGAAGATGCGACGCTGACCGACATCGCCAACGCGGTGAATCGCGCGGCCGGGGGCAAGGGGGTGGGCGCGACGGTCGTGACCTCCAGCCAGGGCCAGCATCTGGTCTTCACGGCAGCCTCCACGGGCACCGCCAACGCGCTGACAATCACCGCCGAGGGGGATGACAACGGCCTGCAGGCATTGACCACCGGCTCCGGTGGCGGGATGAGCGAAACCGTCGCCGCGACCGATGCCGTTGTCTGGGTGGACGGCTTGGAGCGCCGCTCGGCCAGCAACAGCGTCTCCGGGCTCGTGCCGGGCACCACGCTCGATCTCACGCGTGTCACGCAAGGCGCGCAGACGCTGCGCATCGCCCAGGACAACGAGGCCCTCAGCACCAACGTCGCCTCCTTCGTCACCGCCTACAACAACGTCGTCACCACGCTGAAGTCCAACAGCAGCTACAACGCCACGACCAAGGCCGCCGCTGCGTTGAATGGCGACTCACTGGTGCGCACGCTGCAGCAGCAGCTTCGCAGCCAGGTCGGGGAGCAGTCCGAAAGTCTCAAGGCACTGGGCGTGACGGCCGGCAAGGACGGCCTGCTGAGCTTCAACGCCAGCGACTTCACGGTGGCAATCGCCGCCGATCCGGGCGCGGCGGCGTCAGCCTTCGGTACCCAAGGCGGCTACGCAGAGAAGCTGACCACGCTGCTGAAGGACAATCTCGACTCGATCAGCGGCAGCCTGGTCAAGCGCACCGAAGGTCTGAACAAGCAGGTCTCCGACCTGGAGAAACAGCTCGACGCGCTGGACCTCCGCATGACGAAGCTGTCCAGCCTCTATACCTCGCAGTTCACCGCGATGGAGATGATGGTCGTGCAGATGCAGAGCAGCAGCAGTTCGCTCAACAGCCTGCTGGCGTCCAACCGCGATAACTGA
- the fliS gene encoding flagellar export chaperone FliS: protein MYGSSRQHADQYRRMAVATSVAEADPHKLIALLLAGACERIRLAEACIANGDQLRKGKAIGEACAIVSHLNGSLDHEAGGQIAGNLASLYEYLIRRLTEANLHSDVNALHESLALLVEIESAWHAIQPVAPPMTAGAAA, encoded by the coding sequence ATGTACGGATCCAGCCGCCAGCACGCCGACCAGTATCGCCGCATGGCAGTTGCCACAAGCGTGGCCGAGGCCGATCCGCACAAGCTGATCGCCCTGCTGCTGGCGGGCGCCTGCGAGCGCATCCGGCTTGCCGAAGCCTGCATTGCCAACGGCGACCAGCTGCGCAAAGGCAAGGCGATCGGCGAGGCCTGCGCGATTGTCAGCCATCTCAATGGCTCGCTCGACCACGAAGCCGGGGGCCAAATCGCTGGAAACCTGGCGTCGCTGTACGAGTACCTGATCCGGCGTCTGACCGAAGCCAATCTGCACAGCGATGTCAACGCCCTGCATGAATCGCTGGCCCTGCTGGTCGAGATCGAGTCCGCATGGCATGCGATCCAGCCCGTCGCGCCCCCGATGACCGCCGGAGCGGCGGCGTGA
- a CDS encoding PilZ domain-containing protein yields the protein MSPDVDPAQVDEADAHLFGDSLTCDIELPVAVEPSASRGRQAQAIALLSGLAHIEDLRKDDGGEEHGDLPLLAQRMDAKLDLILGLIGRLARTHDLPEQPVRWSRAGLRVDLDPTVGLAQRGRAIVRLQPADWLPDHLELPAQVIARREGAHGTRMWLAFVDLRPDLVEALDRHLFRLHRRAVAEQRRR from the coding sequence GTGAGCCCGGATGTCGACCCCGCACAGGTCGACGAGGCTGACGCACACCTGTTCGGCGACTCGCTGACCTGCGACATCGAACTCCCCGTCGCCGTCGAGCCTTCTGCCTCCCGCGGCCGTCAGGCGCAGGCCATCGCACTGCTGTCGGGGCTCGCGCACATCGAGGATCTCCGCAAGGACGATGGCGGCGAGGAGCATGGGGACCTGCCCCTGCTGGCGCAGCGGATGGACGCGAAGCTGGACCTGATCCTCGGGCTCATTGGTCGTCTGGCGCGGACCCACGACCTGCCCGAGCAACCGGTGCGCTGGTCCCGGGCGGGCCTGCGCGTCGATCTGGACCCGACCGTCGGGCTCGCGCAGCGCGGCCGTGCGATCGTCCGGCTGCAACCGGCCGACTGGCTGCCCGATCACCTCGAACTGCCTGCCCAAGTCATCGCCCGTCGAGAAGGTGCCCACGGCACCCGCATGTGGCTGGCCTTCGTCGACCTCCGCCCTGACCTGGTGGAAGCGCTCGACCGTCACCTCTTCCGCCTGCATCGCCGGGCGGTCGCGGAGCAGCGCCGACGATGA
- a CDS encoding response regulator: MRVMIVDDHTLVRAGLARLLQGFGGIDVCAEASRAEEALELALIHRPDIVLMDLSLPGRSGIEAMGSIHAELPSVRVLIMSMHDDTQHVRSALERGAAGFVVKDAAPLELELALRTAVAGEVFLSPRLSSRMMAPLFNRPRSAGIDALSNRQRQILDMIGRGLSSKEIGVELGISVKTVETHRARMMEVLGCRRANELVLFAARQGREPA; encoded by the coding sequence TTGCGAGTGATGATCGTGGACGACCATACCCTTGTGCGGGCGGGCCTGGCCCGCCTGCTGCAGGGATTCGGCGGCATCGACGTCTGCGCCGAGGCCAGTCGCGCCGAGGAGGCGCTGGAGCTCGCGCTGATCCACCGCCCTGACATCGTGCTGATGGACCTCTCGTTGCCCGGACGCAGCGGGATCGAAGCGATGGGGTCGATCCATGCCGAGCTGCCGTCGGTTCGCGTGCTGATCATGTCCATGCACGACGACACCCAGCACGTGCGCAGCGCGCTCGAACGTGGCGCCGCCGGTTTCGTGGTCAAGGACGCAGCGCCGCTGGAACTGGAACTGGCCCTGCGCACCGCGGTCGCGGGCGAGGTGTTCCTGAGCCCGCGGCTGTCGTCGCGGATGATGGCGCCGCTGTTCAACCGCCCCAGGTCGGCCGGTATCGATGCGCTGTCCAATCGGCAGCGACAGATCCTGGACATGATCGGCCGCGGACTCAGCAGCAAGGAGATCGGCGTCGAACTGGGCATCAGCGTCAAGACTGTAGAGACCCACCGCGCGCGCATGATGGAAGTGCTGGGCTGCCGCCGCGCCAACGAACTGGTGCTGTTCGCGGCGCGCCAGGGGCGCGAGCCGGCCTGA